A section of the Candidatus Nitrosacidococcus sp. I8 genome encodes:
- a CDS encoding fatty acid desaturase, translated as MNRPNIDLSSMTPTQLEDLHRLTSRPDVSWPAILVAAIIIGSYIVTDTSAVLGIIPLWGGMLINSVVGYYVMTPIHDGIHFGICRNKQINDWIAQSVLFLIAPYGSLSLFRWGHLQHHRFTNNPKKDPDCAFHGGGWALTRWVFIDVTYLVYALNHGGKTGIKYIRACIPWMIGSAIVISILIAMGYGLEVLMLWYIPSRIITIMLCFSFFWLPHLSLEEEHPMRATTIRIGYEWLLGSLLQGHQYHLIHHLYPSTPFYNNRKTWKLLEPQLRSYDLMVQYGFDIRPKNWPAHYSIDCIEK; from the coding sequence ATGAACCGTCCTAATATTGATCTTTCCAGTATGACACCAACACAACTCGAAGATCTTCACCGATTGACATCCCGCCCAGATGTATCGTGGCCAGCTATTTTAGTAGCGGCTATAATAATTGGGTCCTATATTGTAACGGATACATCGGCCGTACTGGGAATCATCCCTCTATGGGGTGGAATGCTGATTAATAGTGTTGTTGGGTATTATGTGATGACTCCAATACATGATGGTATTCATTTTGGCATTTGTCGCAATAAGCAGATAAACGATTGGATAGCACAAAGTGTACTTTTCTTAATTGCACCATACGGAAGCCTGTCCCTATTTCGATGGGGGCATCTACAACATCACCGTTTTACTAATAACCCTAAAAAAGATCCAGATTGTGCTTTTCACGGTGGAGGATGGGCACTAACAAGATGGGTCTTTATTGATGTGACATACCTTGTTTATGCGTTAAATCATGGAGGCAAAACTGGGATAAAGTATATACGTGCATGTATCCCTTGGATGATAGGAAGTGCTATCGTGATTAGTATACTCATTGCGATGGGTTATGGGTTAGAAGTTTTGATGCTATGGTATATCCCATCACGCATTATCACCATCATGCTCTGTTTCTCCTTCTTTTGGTTACCACATTTGTCACTGGAGGAGGAGCACCCTATGAGAGCAACGACAATCCGCATTGGTTATGAGTGGCTCTTAGGATCACTTTTGCAGGGGCACCAATATCACTTAATTCACCACTTATATCCATCTACACCGTTCTACAATAATAGAAAAACTTGGAAATTACTTGAGCCTCAGTTACGATCATACGACCTTATGGTGCAATATGGTTTTGATATCCGGCCAAAAAATTGGCCTGCACACTACTCTATCGATTGTATTGAAAAGTAA